Proteins found in one Desulfosoma sp. genomic segment:
- the nrfD gene encoding NrfD/PsrC family molybdoenzyme membrane anchor subunit, whose product MLEKAFKGGQKYWSLLLGLAILSGVGFACFMLQLNQGLKITGMSRDVSWGFYIAQFTFLVGVAASAVMVVLPYYLHHVKEFGRITILGEFLAVSAVTMCLLFIIVDLGQPMRLLNVLLHPTPNSILFWDMVVLNGYLFLNAVIGWTVLSAERKEMPPPAWVKPLIYISIPWAVSIHTVTAFLYAGLPGRHFWLTAIMAARFLASAFASGPSLLILLCFLIRKRTNFDPGPSAIEKLSKIVTYAMITSVFFLLLEIFTAFYSKIPGHMHGFVYQFAGYEGHAELVPFMWLSVILSVIALVLLVPPQFRNNEKLLKIACLAVFFGLYLEKGVGLVVTGFIPNVFDKVTPYIPTAPELAITLGVWATGFLIMAVLYKVAIGVKEEIRA is encoded by the coding sequence ATGCTTGAAAAGGCTTTCAAAGGTGGACAAAAGTACTGGAGCCTTCTGCTGGGCCTGGCGATCCTTTCAGGGGTCGGCTTCGCCTGCTTCATGCTCCAGCTCAACCAAGGCTTAAAAATCACCGGCATGAGCCGGGATGTGTCCTGGGGGTTTTACATCGCTCAGTTCACTTTCCTGGTCGGAGTGGCCGCTTCGGCGGTCATGGTGGTGCTTCCCTACTATTTGCACCATGTCAAGGAATTCGGCCGCATCACCATTTTGGGTGAATTTTTGGCGGTAAGCGCTGTGACCATGTGTCTTCTGTTTATCATCGTGGACCTTGGGCAGCCCATGCGTCTTCTGAACGTGCTGCTTCACCCGACACCCAATTCCATTCTCTTTTGGGACATGGTCGTTTTGAACGGCTATCTTTTCTTGAACGCCGTGATCGGCTGGACCGTGTTGAGCGCCGAGCGCAAGGAAATGCCTCCGCCTGCGTGGGTCAAACCGCTTATCTACATCTCCATACCCTGGGCAGTGAGCATTCACACGGTGACGGCTTTCTTGTACGCCGGTCTTCCGGGTCGCCATTTCTGGTTGACGGCCATCATGGCCGCCCGCTTTTTGGCTTCGGCCTTCGCTTCCGGTCCTTCGCTTCTGATCCTTTTGTGCTTCCTCATTCGGAAGCGCACCAACTTCGATCCGGGTCCCTCGGCCATTGAAAAGCTCTCCAAGATTGTCACCTACGCCATGATCACCAGTGTGTTCTTCTTGCTGCTGGAAATCTTCACCGCGTTCTACAGCAAGATTCCGGGACACATGCACGGGTTTGTCTACCAGTTTGCCGGCTATGAAGGGCATGCGGAACTGGTGCCTTTCATGTGGCTTTCCGTGATCTTGTCGGTGATTGCTTTGGTTCTTCTGGTGCCGCCTCAATTTCGAAACAATGAAAAACTGCTGAAGATCGCCTGCCTTGCGGTCTTTTTCGGGCTGTATTTGGAAAAAGGTGTCGGGCTGGTGGTGACCGGCTTCATTCCCAATGTGTTCGACAAGGTCACGCCGTATATCCCGACCGCTCCCGAACTGGCGATTACTTTGGGAGTATGGGCTACAGGTTTCCTGATCATGGCGGTGCTCTACAAGGTGGCCATCGGTGTGAAGGAGGAAATTCGCGCCTAA
- the lipB gene encoding lipoyl(octanoyl) transferase LipB: MVRLWRLVDLGVLDYDQALQLQHRCVDARNLGVLDRDVFFLLEHPAVITCGRRGGTEHLCVPSSVLKAHGVRVLSVERGGSITYHGPGQLVGYPIVHLPSAGWKAVEWVTALEEVMIRTAARFGVKATRNTRNRGVWVGDKKLGSIGIAVRHGVSFHGFALNVNNSLEPFGWIHPCGLENVSVTSLALETGTMLSMIQVKATLTACAEQVLDVRFERTDLEALYVAIGKRPDASG, from the coding sequence ATGGTTCGCCTCTGGCGACTTGTCGACCTGGGTGTGCTTGACTACGACCAGGCTTTGCAGCTGCAACACCGATGTGTGGACGCACGTAATCTTGGTGTCTTGGACCGAGACGTTTTTTTTCTTCTGGAACATCCAGCCGTGATTACCTGCGGACGTCGAGGGGGTACGGAACACTTGTGCGTGCCGTCCAGTGTCTTGAAAGCGCATGGGGTGCGCGTTCTTTCCGTGGAACGTGGTGGATCCATCACTTACCATGGGCCTGGACAGCTTGTGGGCTATCCCATTGTGCATCTTCCTTCGGCGGGTTGGAAAGCTGTGGAGTGGGTGACCGCCCTGGAAGAGGTTATGATTCGAACCGCCGCTCGATTCGGGGTCAAGGCCACACGAAACACTCGCAATCGAGGTGTGTGGGTCGGTGACAAAAAATTGGGAAGCATCGGCATTGCGGTCCGCCACGGTGTGAGTTTTCACGGTTTCGCTTTGAATGTGAACAATTCTCTGGAACCTTTCGGCTGGATTCACCCCTGTGGCCTAGAAAATGTGAGCGTCACATCTCTCGCTTTGGAAACCGGAACCATGTTATCTATGATTCAGGTGAAAGCTACGCTCACGGCCTGTGCTGAGCAAGTTTTGGACGTCCGTTTTGAAAGAACCGATCTCGAGGCGCTTTACGTTGCCATAGGAAAAAGGCCCGATGCGTCCGGATGA
- the lipA gene encoding lipoyl synthase, whose amino-acid sequence MRPDENQTQKLAKPSWLRKRLTSSASYEAVRDLLHKCHVHTVCQEARCPNHWECFSQKTATFLLLGDRCTRRCRFCAVNHGNPMPPDPEEPSRIAQAVLTLGLRYVVLTSVTRDDLPDGGASFFAQTIRILHSTVPGLQVEVLIPDFQGRVSDVSTVLEAGPAVLNHNVETVPRLYDTVRPQADYRRSLALLRAASNIAPQIPLKSGIMLGLGETQDEILKTLDDLLMSGCRLVTLGQYLQPASHLLPVARYVPPEEFEAWREKALSMGFYQVAAGPWVRSSYRAHEMYGGL is encoded by the coding sequence ATGCGTCCGGATGAAAACCAGACCCAAAAGCTCGCAAAACCTTCATGGTTAAGAAAACGTCTCACCAGTTCGGCGTCCTACGAAGCTGTGCGAGACCTATTGCACAAATGCCATGTCCATACGGTCTGCCAGGAAGCTCGATGCCCAAATCATTGGGAATGCTTTTCTCAAAAGACGGCAACCTTTCTTCTCCTGGGGGATCGTTGCACGCGCCGATGTCGTTTCTGTGCCGTGAACCACGGTAATCCCATGCCGCCCGACCCCGAAGAACCGTCTCGTATAGCTCAAGCCGTGCTGACCCTCGGGCTTCGTTATGTGGTGTTGACTTCCGTAACAAGAGATGATCTTCCCGATGGAGGCGCTTCCTTTTTTGCCCAAACCATTCGAATTCTGCACAGCACTGTTCCCGGACTTCAGGTGGAAGTTCTGATTCCCGACTTTCAGGGCCGCGTTTCCGATGTGAGCACGGTGCTTGAAGCAGGTCCTGCGGTCTTGAATCATAATGTGGAAACCGTCCCTCGGCTCTACGACACCGTCAGGCCCCAAGCCGACTACCGTCGATCTCTGGCCTTACTTCGAGCCGCTTCGAACATCGCCCCTCAGATTCCTCTTAAGTCTGGCATCATGCTCGGTCTTGGAGAAACCCAGGATGAAATTTTGAAGACTCTGGACGATCTTTTGATGTCCGGATGCCGTCTCGTCACCTTGGGCCAGTATTTGCAGCCGGCTTCGCATCTTCTTCCCGTCGCTCGTTACGTGCCGCCGGAAGAATTTGAAGCTTGGCGAGAAAAAGCTTTGTCCATGGGCTTTTACCAAGTGGCTGCAGGACCGTGGGTGCGCAGCTCCTATCGAGCCCATGAAATGTATGGCGGCCTATAA
- the ald gene encoding alanine dehydrogenase: protein MILGILKEIKPEEYRVSMTPFGAEVAVQQGHTVLVEKGAGLASGFPDEDYQRVGAQIVESPAEIYARADMIMHVKEPLPPEYNLIREGQILFTYLHLAADESLTRVLMERGSVNIAYETIQKADGSLPLLTPMSEVAGRMAVQEAAKYLEKAYGGQGILLGGVPGVEPATVVILGGGVVGTNAAKIACGLGAKVYVLDKNLERLRYLSDIMPPNCFLVASSPAAIRDLVKKADVVIGAVLIPGAKAPKLVTRDMLSTMKHGAVLIDVAIDQGGCFETSRPTTHRDPIYMVDGIVHYCVANMPGSVPKTSTLALTNATLPYALEIANKGWRRAMKENPEIAKGANVIAGKVTHPGVAEAFDLEYVPVENFL, encoded by the coding sequence ATGATCCTTGGCATCCTTAAAGAAATCAAACCCGAGGAATACCGCGTTTCGATGACCCCATTTGGAGCCGAAGTGGCCGTGCAACAAGGCCACACGGTGCTTGTGGAAAAGGGCGCCGGTCTGGCCAGCGGTTTTCCCGATGAGGACTACCAGCGTGTCGGTGCCCAGATTGTAGAAAGTCCCGCCGAGATTTATGCTCGCGCCGACATGATCATGCATGTCAAGGAGCCGTTGCCGCCGGAATACAATCTTATTCGAGAAGGTCAAATCCTTTTCACCTATCTTCACTTGGCTGCCGACGAATCCTTGACCCGTGTGCTCATGGAACGTGGGTCCGTAAACATCGCCTACGAGACCATTCAAAAAGCCGATGGGTCCTTGCCTTTGCTGACCCCCATGAGTGAAGTGGCCGGGCGTATGGCTGTGCAGGAGGCCGCCAAGTACCTGGAAAAAGCCTATGGAGGTCAGGGGATTTTGCTGGGGGGAGTCCCTGGGGTGGAGCCGGCCACGGTGGTGATTCTAGGAGGCGGCGTGGTCGGGACCAATGCGGCCAAGATCGCCTGCGGCTTGGGAGCTAAGGTCTATGTCCTGGACAAGAATCTGGAAAGGCTTCGTTACCTGAGCGACATCATGCCGCCCAACTGCTTTCTTGTGGCCTCTTCTCCAGCCGCCATTCGCGATCTGGTCAAAAAGGCCGATGTGGTCATCGGAGCCGTACTCATCCCCGGAGCCAAGGCACCGAAGCTGGTCACTCGTGACATGCTTTCCACCATGAAGCACGGTGCCGTCTTGATCGATGTGGCTATTGATCAAGGCGGCTGTTTCGAGACTTCCAGGCCCACCACCCACAGGGATCCCATCTATATGGTGGACGGTATTGTCCATTATTGTGTGGCCAATATGCCCGGCTCCGTTCCCAAAACCTCCACTTTGGCTTTGACCAACGCCACCCTGCCCTATGCATTGGAAATCGCCAATAAAGGCTGGCGTCGAGCCATGAAAGAAAACCCTGAAATCGCTAAAGGCGCCAACGTGATCGCCGGCAAGGTCACTCATCCCGGAGTCGCCGAGGCCTTCGACCTGGAGTACGTGCCCGTGGAAAACTTTCTGTAG